The DNA window CCAAGCCGTGAAGACGCGATCGGTAAATGGCTTAGACCGCGTACCGTGCGATCGCTACGTGGCGACGGCATCGACACGCTGGGCGCCTTCGCTGACTTCGTTAACGAGCGTGGCGAAGCGTGGTGGCGAGGTATTCCACGCCTCGGTGCGAAGCGCGCAGTGATTCTGATGACCTGGTTGCGGCAGCATAAGACGCTGGGTGACATCAACCCGGCGCCGCGGCGTGTCGCGCAGATGCCGGCATATGAGCTGCTCGATCCTGAGCGCACCAGCACGCTCAAGCCTTTGGGGACGTTTTGTCTGCCGGTGAACCTGGATGGTCAGTTTGGTGTGAACCGGTCGTCCACGTTCTGCTTCATCACGGCGATGGACGATCTCGCGGCCATCGACTGTTACCTGGCGCGGTTTGAGCATCAGCCGCATACGCTGCGCGCCTACCGCAAGGAGCTGGAGCGGCTCGTGCTATGGAGCGTGCACGTGGCGAAAAAGCCTGTGTCGTCGCTGCTGGTTGACGACTGTGAATCGTATAAACGATTTATACAGGCGCCGAATAGGGCGTTCTGTGGACGGACCGCGCAGCGGGGCAGTGCACTGTGGCGGCCCTTTGCCGAGAAGCCAATGACGGCCTCGTCGCAGCGCTACGCAGTGCAGGTGCTGCGTGCGGCCTTTAACTACCTGGTGAAGGTCCGCTACCTGGCCGGCAACCCATGGGAGGCTGTGCGGGATCCGCAGGTCATACAGCTGATCAACCCGATTAAAGTTGAGCGGGCACTGCCGCCAGAGAGCTGGGAGACGCTGGTAGAAACACTGCGGCGCCGCGGTGAGGTGCAGGACAACCGGCAGGACCGTATCGCTCTGGCGGCGCTTCTCCTGATGGGCGATTCAGGCCTTCGGCGTAGTGAGGTTGTGCGCGTGCTACGCGCTGACCTCCGTCCAAGCGAACACGTTCATGGCGTATGGATGATGACGACCTTGGGTAAGCGGAACAAGCAGCGGCTGGTACCGGTCAGTCCTCGGACAATTGT is part of the Pseudoduganella lutea genome and encodes:
- a CDS encoding phage integrase family protein translates to MAQNTHVLLPDETFTRADYTALRAYCLKLPIERIASLYYGEDSPQVEEGLERFLIRMRDLLVERAIENQPAFATALTHARKTGNISAKALDILIQAADLKAPVPSREDAIGKWLRPRTVRSLRGDGIDTLGAFADFVNERGEAWWRGIPRLGAKRAVILMTWLRQHKTLGDINPAPRRVAQMPAYELLDPERTSTLKPLGTFCLPVNLDGQFGVNRSSTFCFITAMDDLAAIDCYLARFEHQPHTLRAYRKELERLVLWSVHVAKKPVSSLLVDDCESYKRFIQAPNRAFCGRTAQRGSALWRPFAEKPMTASSQRYAVQVLRAAFNYLVKVRYLAGNPWEAVRDPQVIQLINPIKVERALPPESWETLVETLRRRGEVQDNRQDRIALAALLLMGDSGLRRSEVVRVLRADLRPSEHVHGVWMMTTLGKRNKQRLVPVSPRTIVALRKHWADHGLDLYDPAEQERPLLVPLTVPPTGAALARHQHREDTAVQGYSVNAVYALVKTALSRVKEELLALSAEMPDEMTVEQIETMAAASPHAFRHTFGTVAVEQGMSQAVVQDVMGHADSSTTKLYSKSRAKHIAEEAARFYAQDNK